The DNA region GTCCGAACTCCACCACAAAATTTCCATCAACCACCAAGCAAACATCAAACTCCTAATACCCATGTCAGCCAAACCCAAATCCAGTCCATCAACGCAAGATCTCCACACCGAaatagagagatgagagagaaagcaGATCCATCATCCTTCATCCGTAAGATTTAGAACACCAAAGGCaaagaaaattgagagagaaagagagtgtcTGATGAGattgggaaaaaagaaaagagaaagaaagagagagagaggagaaagataTCAGACTTGGAGAAAAGTAGAAAAcaaatattgagagagagagagagtacggtGAGAcaatttggaaaaagaaaagaagagagagagggagagagataaCTTTGTTATTAACGGCAGATGAAAACCGTTTCTGTTGAAGGATTAAATTAGCCATTTTTAATAAGTTGTGGATGTCCTTGGTATTTCTTCAAACCTTAGGATAGTTTAGTGTAATttacccaaattaaaaaaatataggggCAAGTCAACAAGAATGAaaagtttacttttttttttttttttgttgagatagAAATTCAAGCCAACAAGAATGAAAAGTTTGAGATAGAAATTCAAGTCAACAAGAATGAaaagtttactttttttttttttaaaatagaaattctagCATAATGtaagtgtgtgtatatgtgtgtatatatatatggtttgggttcaagttacacattggtgtaactttaagcaatattacatcactcaatattttttaattggatgcgaattttgataaatccattgttagattacattatctttgtatatttttcatgcttgcaaattatcatggtgatcaaagattaatagtcatgtcatcaatcaattatttaaattcaaatttttgtaatttaaaataatgcataaaagatgagtttattgatcgaatagtaaataacatctaattaacatgaaaattggcaagaatgttaaaaacatataaaacatgtaattcaatggtgagattttcaaaatatgaatttgataacaagttattgagtagtgtaacattgcttaaagttacaccaggtgtaactttaagccaaccatatatatatatatatatatatatatatatatatatatatatatatatatatatatatatatttgaaattccCCATTGAAGacttgaatttcaatttattcatAAGTCCAAtaagttaatgaaaataaaaacatatatttgaaGAACCTCAAcctaatttaatataatatattatcttttacataaaaatttgtAAGTTTTCGATACATTTTGAGACATTCGAGAATGAAATAGAAGATTAATATTTGAGACGGAAAGAGTATTAAATTTGAGATAATGTTGGTAGCTATTGCACCGTGCAATACCCCTAACTCACTCgcaaaaagtttcaaatttttttgtctttttatttcttttgaacttttaaattttttttattttttcaacctCTTTAGTAAACCAATGACTGATATTAAAAGTAATCTCCTTAACTTTTGATCACAACCATTCAAAAAGTATTGTATGGTGCAAATGTACAATAACTATTACACATTTACACCTTATCTTGATCCTTAAATTTGTATGTCACTGAGTACATGTTAGTGTTTTCCACACCAAATGACTGAGTTCACGCAGGTCTTTCATTCACATGCTGTGTGATTAgaggttttttcttttgcttttctttctttttaagttgCGACCGTtccaaatattgaaaaaattgcAAGTATTTCGGAAGGAGTTTATCATTGAgaaattgtgattattttgaagaaaatacaaatatatgggtaatctttttctctctctttttcttggataaataagaaataatttgtattaaaaCATCTAGCCACCTACACACCACAATGGTTATGCGGAAGGCCAATTTGACCTTACCCAACAAGCAACAGACAGAAGAGTACCCTCCCTGTATTCTTACAGCTACtttatctacaaaaaaaaaagttgattgtAGTACTGTACACTTTAATCTTGACATGTGACGACTCTCCAATAGTACTTACCCATATACAAAATAATACAACATGAACCCCTGTAATATATAGCCAACTAGCCAAGTCTATTACACTTTACACTGTAGAATACCCTTTTTTTGGCTGACAACATCCACTTCAGCAGATTTTACCTTATGCCAAATCTTTTGCTCAGTTTTGAAATATGTTAAAAGTCAGGCtctgaaaagtgaaaacaggGTGTTTTAACTGTTTTTAAAATCGACTACAATGACCGGTTCATCTGGGAaatgcaccctaaactattatGTTAAGAAATTTACTATCGTGTGTCCTTAGagcatatatattaataaattattttaagaaattttttatgaaaaaacaaaaagtaattaaCCAGACCCTTCTGATAAAAACCTATAAAACCAAGAAGAATGATACtattattccatttttttttaataaaaagagaatttcATTAAAACTAACAAGGGTTACGAAGATGGGGGTAAACAATACCCCAAGAGCCTGCCATAAGTTGGAACTTAATACAATCTAAGGGGGTGGGGatgaataacaaaatcaaaatgggATTGATGTTCTTTTGCCAAAAGGTCCGGGCAATGGTTGCCTTCACGGAGAATGTGCGAAATATGAACTTCCTCAAAAAGAAGGAGGAGGGACCTGCAATCAATTAAAATGGCACTAAAGGGGTGAGTGGTGTCATGCATAGGATAATccgcaaaaaaaataaaataaataaaaaaattgccacAACGCTAGCATCAACTTCCACTAAAAGTTTATGAATGTTGAGATTTTTTGCAAGGGAGCCTATCACGTAGGCCCCATAGTTATGCCGCCATGGAGTGGGTGTGGCCAATCTTCCTAGTGCAACTACCAATCCATCTGCCGTGAGAGTCCCAAATGATTCCACCAGCGCAAGCATCTCCTGGGTTGTCTTGGACCGAGCCATCAGTATTAAGCTTAAAGAAGCCATGGGGAGGAGGGGTCCAGCCGATATGCATGGTGGTCTTAGTGATGGTGTTGTGTTTAATAGGGAGGACGAAGAGGAAGTCGGTGGAGATGgcgttgatttttttttgaggatggTGTGACTGTCGAACTGGGAAGCCTCCATGACCGTCTTGTTTATTGTGGACCAAATAGACCAGGCCACAACCAGGAAAAGGACCGGCCAAGGAATGATGCCTGAGGTTGGAATATGTTGGAAGGTCATTGTCATGCTACGAATCCAGTCAAAGGCTGTGCTGGATTGAAAGCACGCATGTATGGGAGAGTTACTGAGGAGAGAAGACCATATTGGGGCGACGCGAGGACAATCTCTAAGAATATGGAGAGCAATTTGCCTACTCGAAAGGCAGAGTGGGCATAAGTTGTCATGTGTCTGGTGTGGAGGTTGCTCTTGGTAGAGACTTTGTCGAGGCAGGCCAGCCAAAGAAATGTAATGATCCTGGGTAACGTGGGAGTCTTCCAAAGCCATTTTTACTAGCGAGTTGCATGGCTGGTAGTGGGGCTAAAGGAAATGGCGTAAGCTGAGTTTGTGTTGAAAGTGTCATTAGCTAGTTCCAAGAAAGGAGATCATCTTGATTTGATGAGTGAGGTTTGGGGGTGACATAGATAGTGTCTGCGATGTGGAAGGGGAAGACGAAAGGGAGATTGTGAAAGGACCATTGCCCCTGGTGATCCCATACATCGCTCACCCTTAAGTCGTCACCGCCCCGGTTAAGGGGGCTATGGATAAGATTTTGCAAAGGTCCATAGCCCGTCCAGTTGTCATGCCAAAATCGAGTGCATCTCCCATTACGTAATAACCACCTTGAACCCCTATCATAAATGTTCTTGGCTTGACCGAGGCTAGCCCACACAGGAGAAGTACGTTTAGAGGGAGTTGGATGAGGATATTTTCTCTTGAACATTAAGGCATACAAACTGTCCTGATGGGTCTGAATATCCCAAAGGCATTTGGTAAGAAGGGCTTTGTTTCTGTGAGTGTTTGTTTTGATGCCAAGGCCCCCTACGGATTTGGGGAGGGTGACAGAGCTCCAACTCATAAGGTGGATCCTACGCTTGGTTGTAGAGTCACCCCACAGAAAGTTCCTGTTGATTTTGTCAATCTCTTTGCAAATCCTGGGGGGGAGCATGGTGTTCTGCATAATGTGCATGGGAATGGTAGTGGTGACTGTTGTGATAAGGGTGAGGCGACTAGTAAGGGAGAGGGTCGACGCCTTCTAGTTTGCTAGTCTGGAGCAGAGTTTGTTGATGAGGAAGTTGAAAGCTCTTGTATTTTGCTTGCTGGTGAGGATGGGGACTCCGAGGTATTTTCCGAAGTCACTACAAGCTCTCATACCGAGCTCACTTTTGGCAGCAATGATATTATCCGTGGAGGTATGGGGAGAAAAGTAAATCCtgaattttgagaaattaatCTTCTGTCCGGAAAGGGAGCAGAATTTATTGAGAGTGTTTTTTATGGTCAGGCAGTTTCGTTTGGTGGCCTTGGTAAAAAGAATAAGATCGTCCACGAAGAAGAGATGAGAGAAGACTAGGCCGTCTCTCGAAGTTCTAATCCCTGACCAAGAGTGCACATCGACCTCACAAAGGATAAGCCGGGCAAGGTATTCCAtgcaaagaatgaagatgtATGGAGAGAGAGGATCACCTTGTCTAATGCCTTTAGAAGGGAGGAAGTAGTTCAGGCGCTCTCCGTTAACTAGAACCGAAAGACTAGATGTGGAAATGCAAGACATAATAAGTTCAATCCAGTCCATAGGGAAATTGAAGAAGCTTAGGGTATGTTTGATGAAACCCTATTCGAGTTTGTCGAAGGTTTTTTCAAGGTCGATTTTCAGCGCCATGAGGCCCTGTTTACTCTTCGAGATGGACATAATGTGGATAAGCTCCTAGGCGATGATGACGTTGTCACTTGCCTTACGATCAGGGATGAAGCTAGCTTGCAAGGGGTGAATAAGGTCATCTAGGAACGGTTTAAGTCTCTGAACTAGGATCTTTGTGATCGTCTTGTAGATAGTATTGCAAAGGCCGATGGGGCGATATTGATGGATGGTTTTAGGTTTACCAACTTTCAGAATGAGCAGATGAGGGTGGTGTTCAAGTCCGGAGGGATTTTCTTAGCCAAGAAAATATCCTTAATGCACAAACTGATAGAATAACCAACAATGTTCCAGAACCTTTGGAAGAAGATGGGGTGGCAGTCGTCCGGGCCGAGGGCTTTATGCAAAGACAGCTCGCTTGATTTCACAATCTTTGACCTCTCTCGAGATTGCTTGGAGGACATGCAGCGAAATGGGTTGGAAGTTAGGAGGGGGGGTGACAGAGAATGGAACCAAAATGGCTTCGGAGGAGTAAAGCTTAGAGAATTGGGTAAGAATGGAAGATTTAATCTCTGCTGAATCATATGACCAGTTGCCCACAGAATCTTTTAAACACCAAATTTTGTTACGGTGCCTGCGGCAAATAGTGGACAGGTGGAAGAAGGTCATGTTTTGGTCACCCTGTAACGTCCAATCAGTTCTAGACTTAACTGCCCAAAATTCCTCTTCAAGGCAGAGGACTTGTTGGTAGTCACTTGAAAGTTTACGTTCAAGATGAAGTAGGGAGTCATTATGGTTGAAGCAAAGAGCTTTTCGGATTCCACCTAGCCAGGCAAGAAGCCTTTTCTTCTTGTGAAAAATGTTGCCAAACACATTTTGGTTCCAAGACTTGTCCCGTAGAGTGAAGCCCGTGAGGGCAAGAGCAATATCATTCAGGTGAGCATTCCAAGATTCTCCGATGAGGTTAGGGAAAGAAGGGTCATTAAACCACATTGTTTCCAGCCAAAATTGGCAAGGGCCAAAGTTGAAGGCAGTAGGGTGAGTGTCAATGAGAATAAGGTGATGGTCAGAGGATGTTCGGGGGAGGTAGAGGATGGTGGTTTCATCATAGAGAAGTTTCCATTGGGGATTGGATAGCACACAGTCAAGGCGTTTCATGACCAGACCAGAATTTCTTTTATTAGTCCAGGTAAAGCGAAGACTATTGTATCCGAGGTCGAGAAGGTTGCAAGAATTGACGAAATCATTAAAAATGGATATTCATCTGCGATTGGGAGGGGAGTAGCTAAGGCTTTCATATTGAGCAAGAATCCCGTTAAAATCACCGGCGAGAAGCCACGGTGATGGGGGGTTGGGGGTGATGGAAGAGAGTTCATTCCAAAGAATAAGACGTTTATCTAAATCTGGGTTTGCGTAAATGGTAGAAAAGATCCAAGAAGATAAAGGATTAGCAGGACAAACCTGGACGAATACGTTAATGGACTGCTCAGTCACCGAAAGGATATCAAGCGTGACATTGTCCTCGTTCCAGAGTATTCAGATGCCACCTCGGAAGCCGGAGGCGTCTGAGCCGCACACATTGTCAAAGACTAAAGAGGAGCTAACCTCCTCAGCACGGTGGCCAGAAATACGAGTCTCCATAACCATTGTCATGTCTGGTCTGTGAGTACAACAGAAGTCAGTGAAGTTCGTTTGAAATTTTTGGCTCTTCACTCCTCTGCAGTTCCAGAAAAATATCTTCATTGGAGGGTTGTTAAAGTGGTTGGTCATGTGGTCATGACCGGATCTCAATTCCAGCGACGCTGGCATCAGAAAGCTCTGAAGCTGCAGGTTGAGAAGCGAGCAATGAATCAAGTCGCGACAAGGAATGTCATGTGTGTGTTGATTGAAAGTTTGAAGCACAAGACTTGGTGGCTAACGGTAATCACCGCAGCTGTCTCTTGATTCTCCATGAAGGGGAGGAGAATGGGCGCGCTCTCTAAGGAAAGAGTGGCGGTCAAAGGATCGCGAACTCCGGCATCATTCCTTGCGGAAGGTTGGTTCAGGTGAGTCGGAGGAGTGAAGGGAGGGAGATGAGGAGAGGGCTCATGGGTCGGGGTTTGGTGGAGAAAAGAGATTATTGGAGAGACAAGGGCAAGGTCCTGGGAGAGTGGAATTGTCACCCTTCCAACCGAGGTCTTCGGAGGTAAGGTTGCTATCTGAGTTCTCAAGGTTCATTCTAGTTCCTCTTCGATGTGGGTCTAGAACTGATTTGGACAGTTTTGGATCCATCTTAGAAGATGGTTCCCTATCGGCCTCAAACGACCATGGGAAAGCAGAGCCCAGTAGTTTTGGGTGCTTGTGTTGAAGAGGTTCAAAGAATTGGGAAATGGATCCATTAGGGAAGGCAGTATAAGCAAGAGGGACAGGGGTAGAAATGGGAGGGGAGTGGTGTTGGGAGGGGTTATCATGGAGAAAGTGGTATGAGGTTGGCATACTTTCTTCCAAGGGAGGAGATCTTTCCATTTTGGTGAAGGAGTGGGGCTCAGGGTAGTCTGATGAACTGACAAAGGTATTCGTGGAGTCGTTGGCGCTTAAGAGCGCAGAGCGAGGAACGAGATGAGGGAAAGGAGTGGGTTCCTTGGAGAAAGGGCGGGCAAGGTCGGGGTGAGGTTGGAGGTGTTTAAGGGAagttatttcaaaatttgaactgGTAGGGGTGGTAGACAAAGGGCGTGTTGTCTTATCAACAACGACAGGATGGGCTGCAGTGGGAACGGATTGGGACGTTTGGTGAGAGGGCCCAGATGGGTTGTTATCAGCGTGGACATGAAAGTCAAGAGTGGGGGACGTGGTTGCATGAAAACTCGGATCCTGTTCACATGTAGGCATGTTGactcggggggggggggggtgcgtGGGGCATGAGAGGACGTTTAGGCTCGATGAGGTTAGAAGGGTTGATGATCGGAGCGGGGGGTGGCCTGGGCTTGCGAGGCTTGCGGCTGTTGACAATCATCCAATCTCTGAAAGGGTTGGTTTTGTCAGATTGAACATGGGTGGGGTCAGGGTTAGGATAGGGATGAGAAAGGGAAGGTTGAGGATTAGGAGGTGGAGGGAGGCGTATGACCGAAGGGCAGCTGGAGTTTTTATGACCCACTCAGCCGCATTCGAAACAGATGGCCGAGACACCCTCATATTGGACGGGTTGGAGCAAGGATCCGATACGAATCTTGGAAATGTGCGGGGAGTCCAAGTTAATCTGGATACAAAAACGGGCGTAATGTCCTCGGACGTTATCTATGGTGCGTGTATCTATTTTCAAAAGAGTGTCGAGTTGATTTCCTATCCTGTGGAGGATGGCAGTGTCGTAGAGCTCGATGGGTAGTTCAGGAAGTCTGGCCCATACCACAGTGTTGGTGAGTCGAGCTTCTGAAGGTCGAAAGCCCAGGGTCCATTGTCGAACGGAGAGGAAAAATTGCTGTCCAGTGAACCAAGGGCCCTCGTTAAAGACTTTCTAGTAGTCCTCTTGGAGTTTGAATTTGATGAGGAAATAATCCAGACCAAGATCAATACACTGTATGTCTCCTTACGGTTTCCATATAGCTCTAATCTTGAGGTCAAGGTATTTGAAACCGAGGGATCGACCAAATAGTTTAATAATTAAGGCTGATCTCCAGGGGGCACAAGTTCTTTGTTTCTCTTCACTAGAAAGAAGAATGACTGGAAAAGTGTTGTCGGGATCTTCATCAATGTCGGAGCCCGCGTAGTTGTCTTGCAGATGCAGGTTTTGAAGCAGGTGGTTCTCCCAGTCTAGGGAGAGGTGAGTGAGAGAGTCTCTATAGGACTTGATTGGGCAGTGGGGGCAGAAGTTGGTATCGGAAGATTTATGTTTCTTGGTGCTTCGAACGAGATGGTCAGCTTCCTCCGCCGAGTGAGTTGGTGAGGAAGCTGGTGGAGAGTCATCAGAGCTCATGTTTAATTTATCCAAAACAAACTTCTATATCCTTGATGCCAAGTAAGTTAGTGACTATCATTCCAATTCTCAAAACCATAAAATGGACACCAAAAACTTCCAACCAATATCAGTTGAGAAGAGATAATATTGATAAGTAGCTCGAAATAATTTTGTTAGCTGGACCAACATGAAAATTTGAGTCGTCATGACCTCAACTTCGTTGAATTCCTCGTGTTTGATACTTTGATCGACTTTGAATTTGTTCATGACCCTAATTGAATTATGACGTAGACTAATCAGTTGCAAACATTTTCTCCACATCCATACACGACTAACATTCGGTAGCGTAAATCATTTGAGTTTGAAACTTTGATCGACTTTGAATTTTATGACGTAGACTAATCTATTACCAACATTTTCTTCACATCCATACACGACTAACATTTGGTAGTGTAAATCATTTGTTAGATGTGACCGAATGTTGACACTAACCCAATTAATCCGCTTCACACCATAATGGTttcatttgaaattgttttttcagTTACATATCCGGATGAACCGGAGAGTACATGTCACGGCAATTGCATTATATACCAGCATCCCTGAAAATCAACTTAGCTCTAATAAGATAGCATTTTGTAATTCCAATGTCAATTTATTTCGATTTACACCACCACTAGTACTAGCTTTGGAGGTGAAGCCACAAATGACAAAACAGTGATTGTTTGGCAGGCCTCGAGCCAAAAATATCAGTTTAACTTATATAAGGTCTTGACCCAGCGAATAACACGTCATAATAACTCACCTCATAACAGTAacgttgaaattaaaaaaacaaaaacaaaaacaaaatctctAAACCACAGAATTATCAAAGTTGAATCATCATACAGAGTACATCAAACACACAAGTTTTATGGTTCCTAAGGCATGTAACACATTCTAGAGCTTATTTCCTATTGTAGTACACAAGCCACCAAATGTAGCATCAACCATTTGCAATATGCATACTGCCTTTCCATTATCTGCTGCTGCGCCTGGGTGATGCATCGGCAGACCTAGACCTAGAACCAGAGGGTGATCTTGAAGCTCTAACAGGCGATGACCTCCAATGACCTCTTGGTTCCTCAGCATCATAGGTTGGTTTcctaaaaagaaatatttgatATAAGCACCATGCAAGTagcaaagacaaaaaaaagtcTTTGGTACAAGACTCCAAAAGTTACTGGTGATACTTCATCATTACAAAGcaatataataaacaaaaatgaaaaaaataaacaaatcaaaactCCTGTATTAGACCAACATGGCATAGCTAAAAAGATGAAACACTTGAAGACACTAAAACTTACTCGCGATatccattttcattttgatcaGCAGCATTGGCATACCCTGGAGAATAAGACCTGCGATGATCGGCATCTCGCTCTCTTGGAGGACCTCTTGGTGACCGTGGATGGTCTGCATGCCTTCTACTTGGGGAAACTGAGTAGTCACCCCTCCGTCTAGGAGCAGGAGAGTAGGACCTGACAATTATAATTTTAGTTTGCAAACGTGTTAACCAATCAAGTGgacattcaaaaataaataaatatggcATTTGTAAACTTGCAAGTTTACCTAGAGCGGTATCGGCCTCTAGAACCAGAAGGATAGCGGGGGGGAGAGCGTGAACGGGATAATGAACGAGACCGAGAACGTCCTAAGGATGTCAGAGTCAAAAGGAGAGTACTGATTACTTTAAACAGGAGTAGTTAAAATAACGgacatgaaaacaaaaaatgcaaAGCCATGCTAATTAATAGAAACCAAAAAATGACtccaaatcaaataaattatataacttCCAGCTTCCTAACTTCAATCTAATCTCAATTAAATTTCACCAAACAATTCATTTAGCTGTCAACAGCCCTATGATAATTTGATCAAACGAAGTATATAGTTCAATCAACATATATCTAAAAGGCAAAGACAATAATAAACAAGAATAGATAATTAACCTTATTCATCTTTTgacatgtaaataaaaaaaccttgtTTGTGTAATATAACGCCTTCGGAATAGTGTTTGTATGATACAACATTTAAGAGCACTTAGACCTTAGGTCTTCGAGGTTTGAGCTTTAAGCATACCTAAGTGTTGCTTTAACAACACTAATATAGCAATAGGAATTATACAGGTTACAGgattactaaaaaataaatatttaaattgtcAAAAACTACATACCATAATAAGATGACCGTTGTCCCCCATAGCCCGAAGGTCCTCTGTATAAAGTACAACAAACCATAGGaatctcaaaatatataaaatgtgaaatatAACTCCAAGAGGCAAgggggtagagagagagagagagagagagagagagagagagagaaactaccTCACTCTAGTCCTTTGACGCATCTCTTCTGGCCTTTTCCTTGTCTCTGCAGCAACAACCACAGATATCTCTCTCCCAGCAAAAATTTTTCCATTCATATGATATTGAGCCTCTGAGGCCTCATATGCATCCATAAACTGCACAAATGCAAATCCTCGAGGTTCCCTAGAAAGAAGTCACAGCAAAGCTTCAGTTGATGAACAATTAAATTTCACCAAAAGCACTGATTGTACGAGGTCACAGACCTGACACTTAGTATAGTAAGTAGCACGACAATGTCTATTTAGTATACCTTCTTTACACATCTAAATTATCAGCTCCAAGCACTTCCAGATAAGTGCATGCTGAATTTACTTAAAGCAGCTAAATCCAAGCTTAATGGCTGCACTTTTCTTTACAGTCAAGTATGAAAGCCAACTTCAAAAGAGGCATGTGACTTGAAAATTCTTCACATTCTTGTAATTATAGGATGCACTTGAAATCAACGTTCCCACAAACTTAAAAATCATCTCATGTTGTCTTCAATTGGTCAAGAATCAATCTTCTTCCTCATCAAACCACTATTGATTgtgtaattaaataatttctcTTCATAAAGCAACATTCTTCAATTGAAGATTACTCTTAAAACTCTTGGGGGACCAACAAGTTAGGCAATGATAAACAGGTCTTCATCAAAAGTGGGGCTTGGGCTTTGTTttaacttcaaagttcaaaccaacATACCCCCTGACAAGCcagttcaaatttttaattcactatgaaaaggaaaaatagaaattttcatAAATAGTGTAGAATGTAACTCAATAGACAGCTTTTGCACCCCCTACTTGTATACTTTGACCAAAGGTGCCAAAAAGATAATAATGAAATGGAGTCTCAAATATTAGcaatttatatctatatttatCAATCCTAATAAGTTTGCTTGCAAAGACACCTAATTTCCATCAACATCACAAGAACTCGTTCACCAAATTCATGCTTCTATTCAAGCAGACTATTCAGCTTGCCAACCTTAAGGCACATGCTTTGGCTTGGCTCAATTAGGCAAATAAACCTCAGCAGTTTAATAACCTCTTAAGcatttaaaaattcatataCTAAGTTGATCAGTAATATGAAGCTAGGGGCGGACAAAGAAGGAAAGAAGAGCTTCAGAAGTATGTTATGATCATTACTTACTTGCATTGTAAAGTTAGGGATGTTAGATTGTCATGCAAAATCTAACATTATACTAGTTTAAAACCAACAAGCTCAACCAAGGTAGCAAACATGACTGAATACAGGTGAACTATGCTTGGAAATCACAAATTCAGCTCTACTGAAGCTCAACCTTGATTCAAGTGCAAGCGTTCAGAGCTCAATTCCCAAAACTTGCTCAACTTATTTCCATCGTCACACACCACTGTCgtattgaaccaaaaaaaaaaagggaatataATCTACTGGTAAAAAACTCACCCTGTGTAATAGTCCTTGGGAATATACACGTCCCTGACAGCTCCAAATCTCTCAAATGGAACTCGAAGTTCTTCTGGCCTGCAAAAAGAAGCaaacaataaaataactaaCTTGTTTTGACACACCAAGGGAGGGATCTTTCACctccaaaacaacaataaacaaCTACCCACAAAAAATTACCGGCAATCCAGTGGAATATTGCGGACCAAGAGGCTTCCATTCTGTTCCTTGCGTCTACCATaaccgccaccgccaccgccaccgccgccgccaccaccaccaccaccaccaccaccaccgtatCCCCTTCTAGGAGGGCTTCTCCCTCGACCGCCATATGCTCTCCTTGGAGGACTATAGTATGATGGACTGTACCTCCTCATTATGCTTCCTAACAACACACAATCATAATCTATGTGAACctactaaacaaaaacaaaaaaagtgtaCTATTTCCTAAACCCATTACATgtaagataataaaaataacattaacCAATTAACATGATGACATTTAAGCTATAATGTACATACGGTCAATCAGAATTCTTCAAACCCTAGAACGTAAATTTCAAGTCACGTGCTTTTACCCAAGAAAGAAAACTAGATTCCTTgcttggttgctaagaaaaataaaacctttaATCAACCAAGAGCCTAATTTACAAAATTGGCAATCATACTTTGaaaatcaaaacctaaaaaacagAACCAAAGATCGAAACTTTAGTTTTCTTTCCCTAAAATTTCTGGGCCGAAAGAAAACTCCTTGTCGATTAAAATCCctagttttttttcctttttttttatgattttctcggc from Castanea sativa cultivar Marrone di Chiusa Pesio chromosome 6, ASM4071231v1 includes:
- the LOC142640072 gene encoding uncharacterized protein LOC142640072, whose protein sequence is MKRLDCVLSNPQWKLLYDETTILYLPRTSSDHHLILIDTHPTAFNFGPCQFWLETMWFNDPSFPNLIGESWNAHLNDIALALTGFTLRDKSWNQNVFGNIFHKKKRLLAWLGGIRKALCFNHNDSLLHLERKLSSDYQQVLCLEEEFWAVKSRTDWTLQGDQNMTFFHLSTICRRHRNKIWCLKDSVGNWSYDSAEIKSSILTQFSKLYSSEAILVPFSVTPPPNFQPISLHVLQAISREVKDCEIKRAVFA
- the LOC142640791 gene encoding serine/arginine-rich SC35-like splicing factor SCL30, whose product is MRRYSPSYYSPPRRAYGGRGRSPPRRGYGGGGGGGGGGGGGGGGGGGYGRRKEQNGSLLVRNIPLDCRPEELRVPFERFGAVRDVYIPKDYYTGEPRGFAFVQFMDAYEASEAQYHMNGKIFAGREISVVVAAETRKRPEEMRQRTRVRGPSGYGGQRSSYYGRSRSRSLSRSRSPPRYPSGSRGRYRSRSYSPAPRRRGDYSVSPSRRHADHPRSPRGPPRERDADHRRSYSPGYANAADQNENGYREKPTYDAEEPRGHWRSSPVRASRSPSGSRSRSADASPRRSSR